GGGGAATCCCGCCGTGGCACCTCGCGGCCGCCTGGCGTGGAACCTGGAACGGCGGGCTGGAGTTCACCGAGAAGAACTGCGCGCCGATCTCGGTTCCGATAGGTACCCAGGCGCTGCACGCGGTGGGCGCCGCGATGGCCGCCCAACGCCTGGCCGAGGACTCCGTCACCGTCGCCTTCACCGGCGACGGCGCCACCAGCGAGGGCGATGTACACGAGGCACTCAATTTCGCCGCCGTGTTCACCGCCCCGTGCGTGTTCTATGTGCAGAACAACCAGTGGGCCATCTCAGTGCCGCTGCGTAAGCAGACGGCTGCTGTCTCGCTGGCGCACAAGGCGATCGGCTACGGCATGCCGGGTATCCGGGTGGACGGCAACGATCCGCTGGCCTGCTACGCGGTGATGGCCGAAGCCGCCGAGCGGGCACGACACGGTGGTGGACCGAGCTTGATCGAGGCCGTCACCTACCGGCTCGGTCCGCACACCACCTCCGATGATCCGACTCGTTACCGCAGCGACGCCGAAGTCGACCAGTGGACGGCGCTCGACCCGATCCCGCGGTACCGCACCTACCTGCGCAATATCGGCGTGTGGTCGCAGCGGTTAGAGGACCGGGTCGACTCTCGGGCCAAGCGCGTACGCAGCGAGCTGCGAGACGCCACCGTCGGGGCCGCCGATGCCGACATCGACGAGGTGTTCGCCGCCGTCTTCACCGAGATCACCCCGGAGCTGCAGCAACAGCGGGCCGCGCTGCGCGCCGAATTGGGCAGGGGGCGCTGATGACCCAGATCCTCGAACCCCCCACCCGCGCAGCGACCCCCACCGCGGCGGCCGGCTCCAGCACGCGCACCGAAGAGCTGACCATGGTGGCGGCGCTCAACCGGGCATTGCGCGATGCGATGGACGCCGAACCCAAAGTCCTGGTGTTCGGCACCGACGTGGGCGTGCAGGGCGGGGTGTTCCGGGTGACCGAGGGCCTGGCCGAAATCTTCGGTGAGCAACGCTGTTTCGACACGCCGCTGGCGGAATCGGCGGTGATCGGCATCGCCATCGGACTGGCGATTCGCGGCTTCGTCCCGGTTCCGGAGATCCAGTTCGACGGGTTCAGCTACCCGGCATTGGACCAGGTGGTCAGCCACCTGGCCAAGTACCGGACCCGGACCCGCGGCGCGGTATCGATGCCGGTCACCGTGCGCATCCCTTCGTTCGGCGGAATCGGTGCGGCCGAGCATCATTCGGAATCCACCGAAACCTATTGGGCGCACACCGCCGGACTGAAGGTGGTGGTGCCCGCCGACCCGTCGGACGCGTACTGGCTACTGCGACACGCGATCGCCGCCCCCGATCCGGTCATGTTCCTCGAGCCCAAGCGGCGGTACTGGGCCCGCGGCCCCGTCGACACCGAACACCCGGCGCCGGGCATCGGGTGTGCTGCCGTTCGCCGGCCCGGTACCGACGTCACGGTGCTCACCTACGGCGGCGGAGTGGCCACTGCAATGTCCGCGGCCGACATCGGCGCGCAACAGCACGGGTGGAGCCTGGAGGTGGTCGACCTGCGCTCGCTGGTCCCACTCGACTTCGACACCGTCGCGGCGTCGGTACGGCGCACCGGGCGATGCGTGGTGCTGCACGAGGGTCCGCGCAACCTCGGCTACGGTGCCGAACTGGCTGCGCGCATCTCCGAGGAACTGTTCTACGAGCTGGAGGCACCGGTGTTGCGCGCCAGCGGATTCGACACCCCGTATCCACCGGCCCGACTGGAACGCCTGTGGCTGCCCGGCCCCGATCGGTTGCTGGACTGCGTGCAGCGCGTCCTAGAGGCGCCGTGAGTACCGAGACGGTCCAGACCTTCACCGTCCCCGATCTCGGGGAGGGACTCGAAGAGGTGACGGTGACCAGCTGGAGCGTCGCTGTCGGCGATCAGATCGAACTCAACCAGGCGCTCTGCTCGGTGGAGACGGCCAAAGCCGAAGTGGAGATACCCAGCCCGTATGCCGGCCGGGTGGTCGAGTTGGGCGGTGCTGTGGGAGACGTGCTCGCGGTCGGGGCACCGCTAGTGCGCATCGACACGGGTGCACCGGGCGAGCGCCCCGATGCACCCGCGGGGCGCGCGCCGGTGCTGGTCGGCTACGGCGCCGACGACAGTTTCGACACCAGCCGCCGCACCTGCACTTCCGTTCCCGGGCGGCCGAGGGCCAAGCCGGGTGCCCGCAAGCTCGCTGCTGAGCTGGGCGTCGACTTGAGCAGCGTGATGCCCGGACCGAGCGGCGTGATCACCCCCGACGGCGTGCGCGCAGCCGCCGGCCAGGCGGCTCCCGGCGATGAACTTCGTCCGCCCACCCCGGTGCAGGCAGCCATGGCCGAGCGGATGACACTGTCCCGCAGCAAGATCCCCGACGCGCACGGCTGCGTGCAGGTAGACGGCACCAACCTGCTGTGGCTGCGGGATCGGCTCGTCGAGACGGGCGGCGAGACGATCACTCCGTTCGTGCTGATCCTGCGGCTGTTGGTCATCGCCCTGACTCGCCATCCGGTGCTCAACGCCACGTGGGTCGAAGCGCCGGAGGGCCCGATGATCC
The window above is part of the Mycolicibacter sp. MU0102 genome. Proteins encoded here:
- the pdhA gene encoding pyruvate dehydrogenase (acetyl-transferring) E1 component subunit alpha: MGQLPGITGPQVALEPVQLIAPDGAPTTENRYSRDLPEETLGWLYELMVLTRELDTELVNLQRQGELGLYASCRGQEAAQVGAAACLRKTDWLFPQYRELGVFVTRGIPPWHLAAAWRGTWNGGLEFTEKNCAPISVPIGTQALHAVGAAMAAQRLAEDSVTVAFTGDGATSEGDVHEALNFAAVFTAPCVFYVQNNQWAISVPLRKQTAAVSLAHKAIGYGMPGIRVDGNDPLACYAVMAEAAERARHGGGPSLIEAVTYRLGPHTTSDDPTRYRSDAEVDQWTALDPIPRYRTYLRNIGVWSQRLEDRVDSRAKRVRSELRDATVGAADADIDEVFAAVFTEITPELQQQRAALRAELGRGR
- a CDS encoding alpha-ketoacid dehydrogenase subunit beta, which produces MTQILEPPTRAATPTAAAGSSTRTEELTMVAALNRALRDAMDAEPKVLVFGTDVGVQGGVFRVTEGLAEIFGEQRCFDTPLAESAVIGIAIGLAIRGFVPVPEIQFDGFSYPALDQVVSHLAKYRTRTRGAVSMPVTVRIPSFGGIGAAEHHSESTETYWAHTAGLKVVVPADPSDAYWLLRHAIAAPDPVMFLEPKRRYWARGPVDTEHPAPGIGCAAVRRPGTDVTVLTYGGGVATAMSAADIGAQQHGWSLEVVDLRSLVPLDFDTVAASVRRTGRCVVLHEGPRNLGYGAELAARISEELFYELEAPVLRASGFDTPYPPARLERLWLPGPDRLLDCVQRVLEAP
- a CDS encoding dihydrolipoamide acetyltransferase family protein; the protein is MSTETVQTFTVPDLGEGLEEVTVTSWSVAVGDQIELNQALCSVETAKAEVEIPSPYAGRVVELGGAVGDVLAVGAPLVRIDTGAPGERPDAPAGRAPVLVGYGADDSFDTSRRTCTSVPGRPRAKPGARKLAAELGVDLSSVMPGPSGVITPDGVRAAAGQAAPGDELRPPTPVQAAMAERMTLSRSKIPDAHGCVQVDGTNLLWLRDRLVETGGETITPFVLILRLLVIALTRHPVLNATWVEAPEGPMIRTHHGVHLGFGVAAPRGLLVPVVFDAHRKTTRELGDTVARLIAEARAGTLKPAELQGSTFTVSNFGALGLDEGVPVINYPEAAILGIGSLKPRPLAVGDTVVVRPQLTLTCAFDHRVADGAQTAEFLCALRDLIEQPEIALLDL